One Nocardia huaxiensis genomic window, TGCCGGTGTCGGTCGTGACGATGTGGTGCTCGAGGTCGGGCCGGGGCTCGGCTCGCTGACCCTGGCCCTGCTCGATGTGGTCGACCGGGTGGTGGCGGTGGAGATCGATCCGGTGCTGGCGCACTTCCTGCCGGAGACCGTCGCCACCCGAGCACCCGAGCTGAAGGACCGGCTCACGGTGGTCGAGGCCGACGCTCTGCGCGTCTCGGCCGCCGACATTCCGGCCGAGCCGACCGCGCTGGTGGCCAATCTGCCCTACAACGTGGCGGTCCCGGTGCTGCTGCATCTCATGGCCGAATTGCCCAGCATCCGAACGGCTCTGGTGATGGTGCAGCTGGAGGTGGCGGATCGGCTGGCCGCCGTGCCCGGCAATCGCACCTACGGCGTGCCGAGCGTGAAGGCGGGGTTCTACGGACCCGTGCGCCGCGCGGGAACCGTTGGGCGGCAGATCTTCTGGCCCGTCCCGCAGGTCGAATCCGGGCTGGTGCGCATCGATCGCTTCACCGAACCGCCGTGGCCGATCGACGAAGCCAATCGCCGTCGCGTGTTCGAGGTGGTCGACGCCGCCTTCGCGCAACGCCGCAAGACCTTGCGCGCGGCCCTCTCCGGCTGGGCGGGTTCCCCCGCCGAAGCCGAAAAGCGCCTGCTCGCAGCCGGTATCGCGCCCACCGCGCGCGGTGAAACCCTCGATACCGCCGCGTTCGTCCGGCTGGCCGAGCAGGCGTAGCGCCACCCCGTCATCCCGGCATGCTTTTGGCCGGGATCCATACGGTGGCGGCAGGTCAGGCGCGGATCACCAGATTGTTCAGCAGGTCCGAGTCCACGTTCTCGTGATCGGCCTTGGCGGTGACGGTGATCTGCACCAGGTACTCCTCGGTGCCCGCCACGACCACCACATAGCGGGTATGCACCCACAGGTCGAGCGTCTCCAGGCTGTAGGTGCCGACCACGTCGGCCGACGGGTAACCCTCGAACTCCGCGATATCGGCGACGATCTCCCGCCACTTGGGCAGCGCCCGCGCATCGGTGAACGCGCACGCCAGCAGCTCCTGCGCATCCGCCGGCTTGGAGAACCGCCCGACCAGCAGCACCACATTGTCGGCCCAGCCCCCGGCGGGCGGCAGCGTCCACACCCCGTACGCCCCGGGGAAGACCGAGCGATCCACCGCCTGCCACTCCTCCGGCAGCTCGATCGTCACGGCCGGCGCTCCGGCCGCGCCCGGCTCGACCGGGGCGATCTGAACATTCGCTGCGGCCAGGAATTCGGCGATGGTGGTCACGAGTGGTGCTCCTCTGTTGATGGGCGGTCCGCCCCCGAACGCTATCGGATGAAGTTCGTTGCCGTGCGCCCGCTGTCCGGGTCCCGGATCCGGCGGTGGTGCCGTGGCGCGCCCGGACGCCGAAACGGAAAACGGGCCGTCCGGATCCGAAGATCCGAACGGCCCGGTGCGGCAGGCTGTTCCGCTCATCCTTTGAAGCGGCGCAGGCGGAGGCTGTTGCTGACGACGAACACACTGGACAGCGCCATGGCGGCGCCAGCGAGCATCGGGTTCAGCAGGCCGGCGGCGGCCAGCGGGATGGCTGCCACGTTGTAGCCGAACGCCCAGAACAGGTTGCTCTTGATGGTGCGCAGGGTGGCGCGGGACAGCCGGATGGCGGTGCCCACGGTGCGCAGGTCGCCGCGCACCAGGGTGATGTCCCCGGCCTCGATGGCGACATCGGTGCCGGTGCCCATGGCCAGACCGAGATCGGCCTGGGCCAGCGCGGCCGCGTCGTTGACGCCGTCGCCGACCATGGCGACCACCTTGCCCTGCTCCTGCAACTTCTTCACCACGTCGAGCTTGTCGGCGGGCAGCACCTCCGCGATCACCTCGTCGATGCCGACCTGGTCCGCGACGGTGCGGGCGGCGGCGGCATTGTCGCCGGTCAGCAGGACGGGGGTGAGCCCGAGCGCCTTCAGGTCCGCGATCGCCTCGGCGCTGGTGTCCTTGATCGCGTCGGCGATCACCAGCACGCCCCGGGCGACGCCGTCCCAGGCCACCGCGATGGCGGTGTGCCCGGCCGACTCCGCCCGAGACTTGGCCTGCGCCAAGGACTCCGGCAGCGTGACCGACCAATCCGCCAGCAGCTCGGTGCGTCCGATGACGACCGCGCGCTCACCGACCAGACCCTGCACGCCCTTGCCGCCGTGGCTCACGAACTGCTCCACCTGCTCGGTGTCGAGTCCGCGATCGGCTGCGCCGGACACCACGGCCCGCGCGACCGGGTGCTCGGAGCCGTGCTCCACCGCCGCGGCGACGGACAGCAGCTCGTCGCTGTTGACGCCCTCGGCCGGAATCACTTCCGCCAGGGTCATCTTGCCGGTGGTGACGGTGCCGGTCTTGTCCAGCACCACGGTGTCGATGCGCCGCGTCGACTCCAGCACCTGCGGGCCCTTGATCAGAATCCCCAGCTGCGCGCCGCGACCCGTGCCGACCAGCAGCGCGGTCGGCGTGGCCAGGCCCAGGGCGCACGGGCAGGCAATGATCAGGACCGCGACCGCGGCGCCGAAGGCGGTCGCGACCGCGACGCCCGTGCCGAGCCAGAAGCCCAGCGCCGCAACGGCGATCGCGATGACAATGGGCACGAAGACCCCGGCCACCCGATCGGCCAGCCGCTGCACCTGCGCCTTGCCGTTCTGCGCCTCCTCGACCAGCGAGGCCATCTGCGCCAGCTGCGTGTCCGCGCCGACCCGGGTGGCGCGCACGGTCAGCAGACCGCCCGCGTTCACCGTCGCGCCGACCACCTGATCGCCGGGGCCCACCTCCACCGGCACCGACTCGCCGGTCAGCATGCTCATGTCGAGCGCCGAATTACCGCTCACCACAACGCCGTCCGTGGCGATCTTCTCGCCGGGGCGGACCAGGAACTCGTCACCGACGTGCAATTCGCCGATGGGAATGCGGGTTTCGACGCCGTTGCGCAGCACCGCGACATCCTTCGCGCCCAGTTCCAGCAGGGCGCGCAGGGCCGAACCGGCCTTCTCCTTGGAGCGGGTCTCGAAGTACCGGCCCGCGAGGATGGCCGTGATCAGTGTCGCCGCCACCTCGAAGTACAGCGCCGAGGACGAGTCGCCACGGGTAATGGCAAGGCTGAAGGGGTGTTTCATGCCGGGCATGCCGGCGTCGCCGAAGAACAGCGCGTAGACCGACCAGCCGAAGGCGGCGAGGGTGCCCAGCGAGATGAGCGTGTCCATGGTGGCCGCGCCGTGCTTGGCGTTCACCCAGGCGGCGCGGTGGAACTGCCAGCCCGCCCACACCACGATGGGTGCGGTCAGGGTCAGCGAGAACCACTGCCAGTTCTCGAACTGCAGGGCCGGAACCATGGCGACGGCGACCACCGGGATGGCCAGCGCCAGGCTCACCAGCAGCCGGTGCCGCAACTGCTGGGTCGCGGACGGGGCCGAATCACCTTCCGATTCGGTCTTTTTCACCGGATTCGGGTCGTGCACACTGGCCGTGTAGCCGGTGTCGACGACCTTGGCGATCAGATCATCGGCACTCACCGACTCCGGGAAGCTGACCTTCGCCTTTTCCGTGGCGTAGTTGACGGTGGCGGTGACGCCGTCCATCCGGTTCAGCTTCTTCTCGATGCGGGACGCGCAGGAAGCGCAGGTCATGCCGCCGATCTCGAGTTCGATCGACTGCACGGGCAGACTGCTGTCGGGCAGGCTGCCGCCGCCGAGCTGGTCGCGTTCGGGTGCGGGCGCGCTCATTGGTGACCTCCTTCGTGCTGCGTGTGCCCACCCGAGGGTGCGGGTGTGCCGGATACTGTTGTAGTGCTTGCGGTTTCGGCGGTGAACTCGGCCGTGTGCACCTTGCCGCCGTGCGAGAAATCAAGGTAGAGACGGTATTTGCCGGTGCTCGGGGCCTCGGCGTGGAAGGCCACGTCCGGGCCGGGCGGCGTCTTGCCGATCTCGCCCTGCGGGTGCACGTGCAGGTAGGCCAGGTCACTGGCCCGCAGCGCCACCAGGTGCGCGTACGCGCCCAGATACGGCTGCAGATCGGTGACCGGTTTGCCGCCGCGGGTGACGGTGAACTTCAATTCGCTTCCCGCCGTGGCCATATCGCCGGTCAGCGTGACCTGGTAGCCGTCCACCTCGGCGGTCTTCGACACCGGCGGCAGCGGCCGATCCGGCGCTGTGCCCGCGACGGTCACGGTGCGGCTCAGGGTCAGTTCGCCGGGGCCACCGGCGGGGGAGAAGTCGGCGAACACGCGGTAGGTGCCGGGTTCGGCCCACTTCCAGTCGATGGACCAGGTGCCGTCCGCGGCCAGTTCCGGGTGTACGTGCCGGAATTGGCTCGCATCGGTGCGGACCACGATGAGGTGCAGGTTCTTCTCGTGCAGGGTGTTGTACCGGGTGACCGCGCCCTGCGGACCATTGATCCGGAAGCGCAGCGGCCCTTGCTGATTCGCGGCGGCGGGGGCGGTGACCTCTCCGAGGGTGTATCCGGACTCGCTGTCCTCGAGCCCGTTCGCGGTGTCGGTTTCGGTGGTGGTCGTGGCATGTTCGCTGTGGGCGGCCGTGGTGCCGGGGGCCGGCCCGGTCGGATCGCCCACCAGGGCGCCGATTCCGAGCGCGGCCCCGAACAGTACGACCAGTCCGCCGCCGAAGGCGGCGAACCTCAGTCGATCGTTCATCTCAGCTCGCCACCTCGTATCCCGCTTCGTCCACGGCGGCGACGACATCGGCGTCGGCGATCGGGGCGGCGGACTCGACCTTGACCAGGCCGCTGGCGAGGTCCACGTCGACACTGGTCACGCCGTCGATCTTGCCGATCTCCTTCTGGACCGATCCGACGCAGTGGCCGCAGGTCATTCCGGTGACGGTGTAGGTGCTGGTGGCCATTGTTCGACTCCTTCGCTGGCGGTTCATACGGTGTGGGGGTATCCCCGACACCGAGAAACATACCCCCCATGGGTACCTAGCGCAAGTGCCGGATGTCGATGATTTTCGAGCGGTCAGTGCTCGGTTCGCGTCTCCTTCGGCCAGGCGTGCATCGCCAACCCCGCTACCTGCTGCAACTCCTCCAGGGTTGCCCCGTCCTGGGCTGATTGCGACATGCCCTGCATCACCACGCCGATGTGCCTGGCCAGGGCTCGGGCATTGGCGGTCGCGGGCAGGATTCCGGCAGCGATATCGGTGCGGATCCGGTCTTCGAAGGCTGCGACATTGCTGTTGCGCATGTCCTCCAGCATCTTCGAGACATCGAGGTTCGAGGTGTTGCCGGCGGCGCTGATGATCATGCAGCCGGGCGGGCGGCCGGGGAGGGTGTACTCGGCGGCGGCCTCGTGCAGGGTGCGTTCGGCGGCGGCGCGGGCGGTCGGTTCCTCGGCGAGGGCGCGCATCGCGAACCCGCCGTAGTTCGCGCCGTAAGTCTGGATGGCTTCGTTGAAGAGCTTCTGCTTGTCGCCGAAGGCGGCGTAGAGGCTGGGCGCGCCGATGCCCAGCGCGCCGGTGAGGTCGCTGATCGAGGTGGCCTCGTACCCCCGCTGCCAGAACAGTCGTAAAGCCTTGTCCAGGGCGGCATCTCGGTCGAATTTGCGGGGTCGTCCCCGGGTCGCGGTGGCCATGACCTCGATTTTATAGCGCTCGCTAAATAATGTGCTACGGTCCTTTCTGTAACGATCGCTAGATAAAGCGATCGCGGGAGAAAGGTAAGGGTCATGGGCGCACTCACCGGCAAGACGGCACTGGTCACCGGCAGCGGACGCGGCATCGGAAGGGCCATCGCCGAACGGCTCGGACGCGACGGGGCGCGGGTCGGCGTGCACTACAACGGCAATGCCGCAGCCGCCAAGGAGACGGTCGCCGCCATCGAGGCCAACGGGGGAGAAGCCTTCGCGATTCAGGCCCCGCTCGGCGTGCCCGGCGATGCCGAAGCGCTGTGGGCGGCGTTCGACGCCCACGCCGACGGGCTCGACATCCTGGTCAACAACGCCGGCACCGACGGCATCCGGGAACCCATAGGGGGTACCGACGAGGAGTCCTTCGACCGCGTGTTCGCCGTCAACACCAAGGCCCCGTTCTTCGTCACCAAGCTGGGCCTCGACCGTCTGCGCGACGGCGGCCGGATCGTGAACGTCTCCACCGGCCTGACCCGGGGCGCGTACATGCCGGAGCTGATCGCCTACACCATGACGAAGTCGGCCATCGACGCGCTGACCTCGATCCTGGCCAAGCAGCTGGGCGCTCGCGGCATCACCGTCAACGCCGTCGCGCCGGGCGCGATCGACACCGATATGAATGCCTCCTGGCTGCGCACCGAACAGGGTGCGGCCGCCACCGCCGCGCTGTCGCCGCTCAATCGCGTCGGCCAGCCCGCCGACGTCGCCGATATCGTCGGCTTCCTCGCCTCCGACGACTCCCGGTGGGTCACCGGCCAGTGGATCGATGCCACCGGCGGCGTGCTGCTGTAGTCCATCGACCAGCGGGCGGTTCCCTCGCGGTCGGGGGTTCGGGGCGGAGCCCCTGAGGACCTCGGGAGTGAGATGCCCCCGTTAGGCTGTGGGCGTGCTGTCTGTTGTGCCCAGTCCGGTTGTCGTGCGCGCACCCTCGAAGGTGAACCTGCACCTCGGCGTGGGTGATCTGCGCGAGGACGGATACCACGACCTCACCACGGTCTTCCAGGCGCTGTCGCTGAGCGACGATCTGCGGCTGTCGCCGTCGGCCAATCTCACGGTGAAGGTGTCCGGCGAGGGCGCGGACGAGGTGCCGACCGATCGCGGCAATCTGGTCTGGCAGGCGGCGGTCCGGCTCGCGCACATCGCGGGCCGGGCGCCGCTGGTGGAAATCGCCATTACCAAGGGGATTCCGGTGGCGGGCGGTATGGCGGGCGGCAGCGCCGACGCCGCCGCCGCGCTGGTCGGATTGAACGATCTGTGGGAGCTGGGCCTCGGCCGGGCCGAATTGTTCGACCTCGCAGCCGAATTGGGCAGCGATGTGCCGTTCTCACTGCACGGCGGGACCGCGCTCGGCCGTGGGCGGGGTGAGAAACTGCTTCCGGTGTTGTCCCGCAACACTTTCCACTGGGTGCTGGCGCTCGCCAAGGGCGGGCTGTCCACCCCGGCGGTCTTCCGAGAGCTCGATCGACTGCGCGAGACCGGCAACCCGCCGCGGCTGGAAAGCCCGGAAGAGTTGTTGCAGGCGTTGGCTTCCGGTGACGCCACACAGCTTGCGCCGCTCCTGGGCAACGATCTGCAAGCCGCCGCGCTCTCGCTGAAGCCGGAACTTCGCCGCACCCTGCGCGCGGGCGTCTCCGCGGGCGCGCTCGCCGGCATCGTCTCCGGCTCCGGTCCCACCTGTGCCTTCCTCTGTGAGGACGAGGAGTCCGCGGTGGCCGTCGCGGCCGAACTCTCCGGTGCGGGTGTCTGCCGCAGCGTCCGCACCGCCAGCGGCCCGGTCCCCGGCGCGCGTGTGATCAGCGATTCGGCGGCTCGGTAGGCTGGCATTCGGCAATCGCCGCCCGTCTCGTCGCATGACACAGAGGACCAATGGCCAACCTGATCAACCTGGAAGCTGTCAACAAGAGCTTCGGCGTCAAGCCGTTGCTCGACAATGTGTCTCTCGGTGTGCAGGAGGGTGAGCGGATCGGGGTCGTCGGCCTCAACGGTGGCGGTAAGACGACGCTGCTGGAAGTGCTGACCGGAATCGAAGAGCCGGACAGCGGCCGTGTCAGCCGGGTCGGCGGATTGCGCATGGCGGTCGTCACCCAGCGCGGCGTGCTGCCCGAGGGCGCGACCGTCGGTGAAGTGGTGCTCGCCGGTCTGGCCGAGGATCAGCAGACCGACGGTGTGGCCGAACACGAGTGGGCCTCGAATCCGCGCATCCGGTCGGTGGTCGAGGGCATCGGCATCGCCGATCTGGGCATGGACACCCTCGTCACGAATCTTTCCGGTGGTGAGCGCCGCCGGACCGCGCTGGCGGCGGCGCTGGTGCGCGATCTCGATCTGCTGGTGCTGGACGAGCCCACCAACCACCTCGATGTCGAGGGCGTGCAGTGGCTGGCCGAACATCTGACCGGCCGGCGCAGTGCGCTCGTGGTCGTCACCCACGATCGCTGGTTCCTCGACACCGTGGCCAACCGCACCTGGGAGGTGCAGGGCGGCAAGGTCGAAACCTACGAGGGCGGCTACAACGACTGGATCTTCGCGCGCGCCGAACGGGTCCGGCAGGCCGACGCCACCGAGGCGCGGCGGCAGAATCTGGCGCGCAAGGAACTCGCCTGGCTGCGGCGCGGCGCGCCCGCGCGCACCTCGAAGCCGCGCTATCGCGTGGAGGCCGCCGAGGCGCTGATCGCGGATGTGCCCGCGCCGCGCGACAGCGTGCAGTTGGCCTCGTTCGCGCGAAAGCGGCTGGGGCGCGTGGTGATCGAACTCGAGGACACCACCCTCGCCACCCCCGACGGCCGGGAACTGGTCAAGGATCTGACCTGGCGGCTGGCTCCGGGCGAGCGCGTCGGTCTGGTCGGCGTGAACGGGTCCGGCAAGACCACGCTGCTGCGCGCGCTGGCCGGTGAGGTCGAACCCAAGTCCGGCAAGCGGATTCAGGGCCAGACCGTCAAGATCGGCTGGCTGCGCCAGGAAC contains:
- a CDS encoding TetR/AcrR family transcriptional regulator gives rise to the protein MATATRGRPRKFDRDAALDKALRLFWQRGYEATSISDLTGALGIGAPSLYAAFGDKQKLFNEAIQTYGANYGGFAMRALAEEPTARAAAERTLHEAAAEYTLPGRPPGCMIISAAGNTSNLDVSKMLEDMRNSNVAAFEDRIRTDIAAGILPATANARALARHIGVVMQGMSQSAQDGATLEELQQVAGLAMHAWPKETRTEH
- a CDS encoding ABC-F family ATP-binding cassette domain-containing protein, with amino-acid sequence MANLINLEAVNKSFGVKPLLDNVSLGVQEGERIGVVGLNGGGKTTLLEVLTGIEEPDSGRVSRVGGLRMAVVTQRGVLPEGATVGEVVLAGLAEDQQTDGVAEHEWASNPRIRSVVEGIGIADLGMDTLVTNLSGGERRRTALAAALVRDLDLLVLDEPTNHLDVEGVQWLAEHLTGRRSALVVVTHDRWFLDTVANRTWEVQGGKVETYEGGYNDWIFARAERVRQADATEARRQNLARKELAWLRRGAPARTSKPRYRVEAAEALIADVPAPRDSVQLASFARKRLGRVVIELEDTTLATPDGRELVKDLTWRLAPGERVGLVGVNGSGKTTLLRALAGEVEPKSGKRIQGQTVKIGWLRQELDDLPLDMRVLEAVQDVAMRMMLGDKEISAGQLAERLGFTPAKQRTPVRDLSGGERRRLQLTRILMSEPNVLLLDEPTNDLDIDTLQQLEDMLDGWPGTLVVISHDRYLIERICDTTWALFGDGKLTNLPGGIEEYLKKRAALTSGKAAPVKAAATSSAVTATDSAAYRAARKELAKLERSIEKLSEREDKLHTALAEAATDPDKLMKLGAELKQVQAEKEAAEERWLELADDA
- a CDS encoding 4-(cytidine 5'-diphospho)-2-C-methyl-D-erythritol kinase; the encoded protein is MLSVVPSPVVVRAPSKVNLHLGVGDLREDGYHDLTTVFQALSLSDDLRLSPSANLTVKVSGEGADEVPTDRGNLVWQAAVRLAHIAGRAPLVEIAITKGIPVAGGMAGGSADAAAALVGLNDLWELGLGRAELFDLAAELGSDVPFSLHGGTALGRGRGEKLLPVLSRNTFHWVLALAKGGLSTPAVFRELDRLRETGNPPRLESPEELLQALASGDATQLAPLLGNDLQAAALSLKPELRRTLRAGVSAGALAGIVSGSGPTCAFLCEDEESAVAVAAELSGAGVCRSVRTASGPVPGARVISDSAAR
- the rsmA gene encoding 16S rRNA (adenine(1518)-N(6)/adenine(1519)-N(6))-dimethyltransferase RsmA, whose protein sequence is MSESETAGRGQAALLGPAEVREMAERFGVRPTKQLGQNFVHDANTMRRIVSTAGVGRDDVVLEVGPGLGSLTLALLDVVDRVVAVEIDPVLAHFLPETVATRAPELKDRLTVVEADALRVSAADIPAEPTALVANLPYNVAVPVLLHLMAELPSIRTALVMVQLEVADRLAAVPGNRTYGVPSVKAGFYGPVRRAGTVGRQIFWPVPQVESGLVRIDRFTEPPWPIDEANRRRVFEVVDAAFAQRRKTLRAALSGWAGSPAEAEKRLLAAGIAPTARGETLDTAAFVRLAEQA
- a CDS encoding heavy-metal-associated domain-containing protein: MATSTYTVTGMTCGHCVGSVQKEIGKIDGVTSVDVDLASGLVKVESAAPIADADVVAAVDEAGYEVAS
- a CDS encoding SDR family oxidoreductase — protein: MGALTGKTALVTGSGRGIGRAIAERLGRDGARVGVHYNGNAAAAKETVAAIEANGGEAFAIQAPLGVPGDAEALWAAFDAHADGLDILVNNAGTDGIREPIGGTDEESFDRVFAVNTKAPFFVTKLGLDRLRDGGRIVNVSTGLTRGAYMPELIAYTMTKSAIDALTSILAKQLGARGITVNAVAPGAIDTDMNASWLRTEQGAAATAALSPLNRVGQPADVADIVGFLASDDSRWVTGQWIDATGGVLL
- a CDS encoding heavy metal translocating P-type ATPase, with protein sequence MTCASCASRIEKKLNRMDGVTATVNYATEKAKVSFPESVSADDLIAKVVDTGYTASVHDPNPVKKTESEGDSAPSATQQLRHRLLVSLALAIPVVAVAMVPALQFENWQWFSLTLTAPIVVWAGWQFHRAAWVNAKHGAATMDTLISLGTLAAFGWSVYALFFGDAGMPGMKHPFSLAITRGDSSSALYFEVAATLITAILAGRYFETRSKEKAGSALRALLELGAKDVAVLRNGVETRIPIGELHVGDEFLVRPGEKIATDGVVVSGNSALDMSMLTGESVPVEVGPGDQVVGATVNAGGLLTVRATRVGADTQLAQMASLVEEAQNGKAQVQRLADRVAGVFVPIVIAIAVAALGFWLGTGVAVATAFGAAVAVLIIACPCALGLATPTALLVGTGRGAQLGILIKGPQVLESTRRIDTVVLDKTGTVTTGKMTLAEVIPAEGVNSDELLSVAAAVEHGSEHPVARAVVSGAADRGLDTEQVEQFVSHGGKGVQGLVGERAVVIGRTELLADWSVTLPESLAQAKSRAESAGHTAIAVAWDGVARGVLVIADAIKDTSAEAIADLKALGLTPVLLTGDNAAAARTVADQVGIDEVIAEVLPADKLDVVKKLQEQGKVVAMVGDGVNDAAALAQADLGLAMGTGTDVAIEAGDITLVRGDLRTVGTAIRLSRATLRTIKSNLFWAFGYNVAAIPLAAAGLLNPMLAGAAMALSSVFVVSNSLRLRRFKG
- a CDS encoding LpqN/LpqT family lipoprotein, whose protein sequence is MTTIAEFLAAANVQIAPVEPGAAGAPAVTIELPEEWQAVDRSVFPGAYGVWTLPPAGGWADNVVLLVGRFSKPADAQELLACAFTDARALPKWREIVADIAEFEGYPSADVVGTYSLETLDLWVHTRYVVVVAGTEEYLVQITVTAKADHENVDSDLLNNLVIRA